A window of Candidatus Vicinibacter proximus contains these coding sequences:
- a CDS encoding choice-of-anchor B family protein yields the protein MKTFAAVLLSLMVSFSGISQNWNMSQCFRYDDPNLPFRGPVAYNDVWGYVCPAGEEVGIIGTVDSIFFFEIAGSCSGSLRKIFSFKGGASSIWRDIKTYRNYAYTTADEGTEGLLVFDLEDAPDSIAFMGRDDSTFHRAHNLFVDTATGHLYIAGASLNNVGISLIMYDLNPDPSHPQLIKKISLPGGYVHDVHVRNDTAFASHGYYGLGIYAIHPNGNFTEISSITNYPQKGYNHSSWVTRDGKNLVFADESHNMGLKIYELNDISKPKLASIFRSALLAPGDTASIVHNPFIKDDYIYLAYYHDGVQIFNMADPKNPYKVAYFDTEPNNTDYSGYQGCWGVYPYLPSGRVIATDIANGFFVINVDILLALNDVKLEANAEQEGIMLHWDILADQSSGTAGIELQKSTDGMTWEGMYGLGDHEMSASWMDHTPMEGQNYYRMTWMENGVQKSTEPVSALWSKEETQGLIYLIGDEIYLQKMHATEFEELKIYNLDGRLLESTIQPSFPVKIKHAIPGSMLLLEIKKTNGGSVFTKGFYK from the coding sequence ATGAAAACTTTTGCCGCGGTCTTGTTGAGTTTGATGGTCAGTTTCTCAGGAATCAGCCAAAACTGGAACATGTCACAATGCTTTCGTTACGATGATCCTAATCTGCCATTCCGTGGACCTGTAGCCTACAACGATGTCTGGGGCTACGTGTGCCCGGCAGGGGAGGAAGTAGGAATTATAGGCACAGTGGACAGTATTTTCTTTTTTGAAATTGCGGGTTCCTGCAGCGGAAGTTTACGAAAAATATTTAGTTTCAAGGGAGGGGCTTCTTCCATTTGGAGAGACATCAAAACGTATAGAAACTATGCGTACACTACAGCAGATGAAGGAACAGAAGGTTTACTAGTTTTTGATCTGGAGGATGCGCCGGATTCTATTGCTTTCATGGGGAGAGATGACAGTACTTTCCATCGGGCGCACAATCTTTTTGTGGATACAGCAACAGGGCATCTTTACATTGCCGGAGCAAGCCTGAATAATGTGGGCATCAGTCTGATCATGTATGACCTCAATCCGGACCCAAGTCATCCGCAGCTGATAAAAAAGATCAGTTTGCCTGGTGGATACGTGCACGATGTGCATGTTCGAAATGATACCGCTTTTGCCTCTCACGGATATTATGGGTTGGGAATTTATGCCATTCACCCGAATGGTAATTTTACTGAAATTTCATCCATCACCAATTACCCTCAAAAGGGATACAACCACAGCAGCTGGGTGACCCGCGATGGAAAAAATCTGGTATTCGCAGATGAGTCTCATAACATGGGCTTAAAAATTTACGAGTTGAACGACATCAGCAAACCTAAGTTGGCCAGCATTTTTCGTTCAGCACTTTTAGCACCCGGGGACACTGCCAGTATCGTGCACAACCCATTCATCAAAGACGATTATATTTATTTGGCCTACTACCATGATGGCGTTCAGATATTTAACATGGCTGACCCTAAGAATCCGTACAAGGTTGCTTATTTTGATACAGAACCGAATAATACCGATTACTCGGGATATCAAGGATGTTGGGGCGTGTATCCCTATTTACCATCCGGAAGAGTCATTGCCACCGACATAGCAAATGGTTTTTTTGTGATCAATGTGGATATATTACTTGCTTTGAATGATGTAAAACTCGAAGCAAATGCTGAGCAAGAAGGCATCATGTTGCATTGGGATATTTTGGCAGACCAATCCAGCGGTACCGCTGGAATTGAATTGCAGAAAAGTACAGATGGGATGACATGGGAAGGAATGTACGGATTAGGTGATCATGAAATGTCTGCTAGTTGGATGGATCATACCCCTATGGAAGGTCAGAATTATTACCGCATGACGTGGATGGAAAATGGGGTACAAAAATCCACTGAACCCGTCAGCGCCCTTTGGTCTAAAGAAGAAACACAAGGATTAATTTACCTGATAGGCGATGAAATCTATCTGCAAAAAATGCATGCAACAGAATTTGAAGAGTTGAAAATTTATAACCTCGATGGCAGACTATTGGAATCAACCATTCAACCCTCTTTTCCGGTAAAAATAAAACATGCGATACCGGGTAGCATGCTTTTATTGGAAATAAAAAAGACCAACGGCGGAAGCGTTTTCACCAAAGGATTCTACAAATAA
- a CDS encoding DNA-3-methyladenine glycosylase 2 family protein — MKILDILSKDKRMHKIIQETPPERIFERTFDGMVLKDLVSSIISQQLSTKVARVIYQRFLDLYSGDFPSVEDIIQTDHETLRSCGLSNQKAQYIKNIAEYFKLHGWQDEQFHAMTDDEIIASLTAIKGVGRWTVEMVLIFCLGREDVFALDDYGIQTALVEIYRLKEEKKALKLKMEQISQRWKPYRSTACLYLWAYKDLKLKI; from the coding sequence ATAAAAATCCTTGATATTTTGTCCAAAGATAAAAGGATGCACAAAATTATTCAGGAGACACCTCCGGAACGGATTTTTGAGCGGACTTTTGATGGAATGGTCTTGAAGGACCTGGTGAGTTCTATCATCAGTCAACAATTATCCACTAAAGTCGCCAGAGTCATTTATCAACGATTTTTGGATTTATACAGCGGGGATTTCCCTTCTGTTGAGGACATCATTCAAACGGATCACGAAACGCTCAGAAGTTGTGGGCTATCCAACCAAAAAGCACAGTACATCAAAAATATTGCAGAATATTTCAAACTCCATGGATGGCAAGATGAACAGTTTCATGCGATGACAGACGATGAAATTATAGCCTCACTAACTGCCATCAAGGGTGTGGGAAGGTGGACGGTGGAAATGGTGTTGATCTTTTGCCTGGGGCGGGAAGATGTCTTTGCCTTAGATGATTATGGCATTCAAACTGCTCTTGTGGAGATTTATCGTCTGAAAGAAGAAAAAAAGGCCTTAAAATTAAAAATGGAGCAGATTTCTCAGCGTTGGAAACCTTACCGTTCGACAGCTTGTCTATATCTTTGGGCTTATAAAGACTTGAAATTAAAAATATGA